A segment of the Bufo bufo chromosome 5, aBufBuf1.1, whole genome shotgun sequence genome:
gacggcatttataacggaatgcctttagaggcattccgttattcattccgtcataatagaagtctatgggctgcaaaacggatccgtcccgtttccgttatgcaggggagtcctgtgTGTTCACTTTACACGTTTGTGTGTCACATGAATATCTTGGGTTTTGTCGCCCTTATGCgtacccctttaggcctcatgcacacaaatgtatgtattttgcggtctgccaaAAACGGATTCactaaaaatacggatgacgtccgtgtgcattccatattttgcggaatggaacagctggcctctaatagaacagtcctatccttgtccgtaaggcagacaacaataggacatattttattttttagcagaACAGAAATGCggtaatacggaaacggaatgcacacggagtaactttttttgtggacccattgaaataaatggttaagtatacggcccgcaaaaaaaacttatcggacacggaaagaaaatgcgttcgtgtgcatgagcccttagaggtcTAGGGAGGGTGTGTGTGGCCATCCCAGTTCCGCCCCCCCCTGCAAAAACCCCTTGAGGTTCTCCCTCCGGGGAGAGACCAGAACTAGTAGTCGAGCTCCGTGCCTACACCCTCGGTGGCAGCCTAGGTGAAGGCCGGCGCACAGATTTGGCGTACTCCTGGCTTCAGCTGGGTGTTGCCTTTTGTCTCGGTCCCTTTGCAGGAGCCTTCTGGCCCGGAGCGACTAGGAAAGGTTTATGGGGGGCGCTTCTCTTACGGAGAGGGCCTGCGATAGACCGTAACGTTGTGCGCGTTTTTGTGTGGCACACTGCATGATTTTGTTGCACGGGTGTAAAAAGCACGCTCCTcaggctttttaaaaaaaaatctaaattctgtacctatgacaccggctgacctgttacatgtgcacttggcagctgaagacaactgtgttggtcccatgttcatatgtgcccgcattgctgagaaaaatgatgtcttaatatatgcaaatgagcctctaggagcaacgggggcgttgtcgttacacctagaggctctgctctctctgcaactgtcatgCCCTCTCCATTTTGATAGTGTAGTttaggcagtgtaaatgtcatcacacctggtcctgtcaatcaaagtgcagaggacgcggccgctgcagagcctctaggtgtaacggaacTGTGTTTTTATACTGTtgaatgtactacaactcccattttgcacATTAGTAAACAGATTTGTTCACTTTGTCCGGAGTTACtccaagcaaccaatcagattcaagtaCTTATTTCCCAGAGACCTTACTGAAAGTGAAAGCAGcgacctgattggttgctatgggcaacctcaCCCTGTTTTCCATGCTGCTTCCCCTCATCTTTCATTCCAGTTGACCTAAATGACGTGACCTAGAAAATTCCCCGTCTCAGATTCCACCATAGAACATGAAGCTTATATAAAGGTCTTCTGCTTCTGGAGACATTTCCTAATTTTGCAGTAATTAGCTGCGGTTCAAATTAATTTGCCTTTTAACTAAGTTTAGTCctcctgtttaaaaaaaaaaacgtaaaatgaGATAATTCACTATAAGGTctgattcacacgaccgtaaggccTCCGTGCCCGTATCCCGGATGGCAAATGacgggtccacaaaacacgggcaccggccaCATGCAATCCGTGCTGTGGatgcggaccctttgacttgaatggctcacgatccgcaaaatatggcaaAACATAGGACATTTCCTATCTTTCACGGGGAAACAATCAGAagcgcttccgtgggctttcgtgtccgtgcctccgcatcgCAAAAGCTAGGAGATAtgctattttttgcagatcacagacccatccaagtcaataggtccgcagcacgggcacggcgaCCATGCGGTCACACACTGCTTTGCGGTGTGCATATTGTTTGGCCCAAAAAACACCTCTAGAAAAGCCTGACTTAGGCAGTGTTTTTTGAGCCATTTTTTACCTTTCGGTTTTTGTATGTCTTgcgtttgttgttgttgtttcggTTTTTTTCAAGCACGTGCCCCTTGTAGAGTCACTTCCTCTGCAGAGCGGTGTGGGGAGAATGTCAGGGCCACCACGAAGCTTTTGCTCTAGGGGACACATGGCGACACACTCCCTAAAAGCTATTTTATTGGGTTAAGGAGTTATATGTATACTGTTGTacgctttttttgggggggggggggggggttctctcTGTCCCCTCCCCCCATCCCCATTTTCTTATATGTATGTGGAGTCATTTATCGCAGGTATTGAACCTGAGGAGATGGGGTCAACTTGAGGCCAGCTTTACTGAGGTACGAGCCGTTGTCCTAATCCGCCCCTGGTTGCTAGGGGATCTTATTGGATGTTTGGAGCAGAGCGGGAAAATCTGACAGATATGATTGGTTGTCATCTCCAAAGGCGGGAAGGATCCCCTTTTTAAACCCGGTTCTCTGGTGATTGGTGTCAGTTGGAGCTGTAATACCGTGCCTCGCCCCTCCCCCTGTTCAGGCGCGATGTTTGTTGTAGGGGTGTTGTTGCCCGGACTTGTTTTATGACTGCAGTATGATATGGTGGTTTTAGCTATTTATTTAATTAAAGGATATATTACTTTATTCTGGTTCTTTATTCATTATTTAATCCTAAATAAAAATTGCGGACCATTTTATCCACAGAAGGAAGTGTCTGCGTCTTTATTTATTGTCCGTTTTATTATTTGCTTGTTAAGTAATGGGAGTTGTGCTGCCTTGTATTGGGAcaatatggcctctttcacacaggggcgttgcgggaaaatgtgcgggtgcgttgcgggaacatgcgcgatttttccgcgtgagcgcaaaacattgtaatgcgttttgcactcgcgtgagaaaaatcggcatgtttggtacccgaactttttcacagaTATTGAGACATTATCCGTCACTTTAGATGACCGGTTTCCTTGGCTGCGTGTGGCGAGACGATACGTTTCTATCCGTTAAGCGTATCCATTTTTATCCAGAGACTTCCTGCTTTCTTTGGTACACTtcaaatctttatttaaaaaaacaaaaaaaaagaaagatttcaCAAAAACGtagtataatttttttgttaaaaaaaaacaaaaaaacaacaacacacagaTGTATTGAAATGTATGCACATCCGTCCAACACATGATAAAAACAGGATAGATAACCACAAAAttgcatatttttatacaatatATCTAAATGTATCCGCTTGACGCACAGCAAAAACGAGGTGCGAACAGCGTTATATACACGAATCCCTTAGGCCAGTTTCACGTAAGAGTAATATTTCGGCACCCATAATACCGCTGCAAGTCCCGACCCAACTGCAGTGCTAAAGACCCAAACTGAAAGAAGAGGGATTTACCATGCTGTAGGTTTTGGTTATTATAGTCACAGCAGGACTTACAGACATAATACAGGTGCAGAATTGCACCCACATTACGCTGGTCAGAAGCCGGTGCGGTGGGTACTCTGTTGCTGCTATGTGGGTGCTGTCGTCCTGCTCAGTAATAGTACTTTGCTTTTGTACTTGTAGTATTTCGGTCCTGGTTGAATGCTCTGGTGGCAGGCTACAGACTTCTTAGACCAggagtaggcaacctccggcactccagctgttgtgaaactacaactcccagcatgcatacttgctctgctttcATAGAATgagtgaatagagcatgctgggaagtgtagtttcacaacagctggaatgcCGAAGCCAGGTTGCCAACCCCCTGTCTTAGACCCAAGATTCCAAATTCTAAACCCAATAGTAGCCAATCACCCAAACCCCCCCATTGTGCACCAGCACCAGCTGGGAGCCCCGAGGCTGGCATGCAGAAGGCATGATGTTCTCATGGTTACCTGGATTTGCCATTTCCTTGTCTCGTACTTGTTCTCATCATACATGACATCTAAGATACATTTCATTCATATATGCAGGTGACATTGCTATAGTAACTCCATATCTGATGCCACGTCAGACGGGTACATTTATAGTTGTTCTTCGTTGTCAGAGCTTTGTTTACGCATAAATATACTTGGCAGACAGTTATGTGACTCACATTACCATTCTTACCGCAGTCTACCAGATCACACACCGAGGGGGGCAGCCAAATGATTTCACGATTCATGATAAAGTAGCCATAATCCTAGGGCGGTGACCTGTATGGCACCGGGTACACGTGGGGATTTTCATGCAGATGTCACAGCATTTCCAAACCAAAACCCACATGAGTTACTTGCAGAATTTTATGCAAATTTGCAGCAGATCTCCCTCTTTGCATGTGGTACAATCCGCACAATCGTCATACTGCGGAATTTAAAATGCACACCacaggtcaaaaaaaaaaaaaaaaaaaaactcaaaacacTGTACACATGAAATTTGGAAAatctcattaaggcctcatgcacacgaacgttgttttggtccgcatccgagccgcagtttttgcggcttggatgcggacccattcacttcaatagggctgcaaaaaaagtgctcCGTTGCTCCtcttctgtggtccgcaaaaaaaaaaataaaaaaaataaaaataacctgtcctattcttgtctgttttgtggacaagaataggcaattatattaatggctgtccgtgccgttccgcaaattacggaacgcacacggataccatccgtgttttgcggatccacaatttgcggaccgcaaaacacacaacggtcgtgtgcatgtagcctaaggcctcttgcacacaaacgttttttttccccccatttacattccgtatacggaaccattcatttcaatggatccgcaaaaaaacggaaggtactcttgtatgccttccatttccgttcaaagatagaacatgtcctattattgtccgcataacggacaaggataggactgttctatcaggggccagctgttctggacgtaatccgtattttttgcggatcaggtttttgcggaccgttgtgcagccgttccgtgcattggggaccgcaattgcgatccccaatgcacgggcaacatccgtgcagcgggctggacccattcaacttgaatgggtcagtggtcagtccgcaccgcaaaaaaatatgacatgtcatatttttttgtggtgcagaacaacgaaaagaaacaccacggaagcactccgtagtgcttccagcgTTCCGTGACTGCGTTCCGCATATCCggaattgcgaacccattcaagtgaaagggtccgcatccgtgatgcggggtgcacacggccggtggcggtggattgccgacccgcctAACTTTGCGGTCATCTAACAATCTAGCTCagcgatcagcaacctccagcactcctggtgttctgaaactacaactcccagcatgcttcattcacttctatgggagaagaacagccaagcatgtttgcatgctgggagttgtagtttctcagcatctggagtgctgaaggttgctgatctagCAGATGCAGGCTTTTAGGCAAGGCCATATAACCCATGGGCCAAACAATTTGGGGATCATTTGcgatcagaaatacgcctatattgggtgtatttctggcgcagattgcggtgAAAAGGTAATTTGCACAGCAATCTGCGGCTTTTCCCTGCttgcgccaggtctaaaaaaggtgggCGGAAAGGGCGAagcgcaggcccgtctcattcatcattttccacgcctgttttaggcgtagaaaattgtctaaatgtaagacagctagaaagctggtgtagatttagaacgcactggatccgccaaagttatgtagaggccggcgcaggtCTTTAAAAAGAACggcatctaaggcctcatgcacacgaccgttgtgtgcatccgcgtccgttccgtcatttttcacagtttagcggaggtcccattcatttctatggagctgtgaaaaaaactgatagtcctcagttttttctccgcgtccgtgatccgtgattccagtccgtcaaaaaaatataacctgtcctattcttgtcagtggaaatcggaggacggacccattcaagtcaatgggtccgtcaaaaaaaacggatgcacaactggtatgtcatcagtgtccgttttttttctacaagaccttggtgcaataaattacacttttcattacccttcctttttttccccctgtcagacaaaaaaaaaaggaagacacaaggaaacacaactgaagcaaaatcggacacggaccactgaagccaaatcactgacagtgaaaaaacactgtcgtgtgcatgaggcctaagactaagGGAAAGGCGTTCTTTAATCAAAATCGCCTGGATCTATAAATGTCACACGCTACTGCAAAATAATGTTCATAACTAAATTTCGCTTCTCAAGGTTTGATTTTGGTCCGACTTTCACATTTGCATCGATGGAAATTAAATCAGGAGTCCTTTAGTGGTTGAAGGGTGACtggcagcagttttgtccctatgacactggctgaccggttacatgtgcacttggcagctgaaggcatctgtggtggtcccatgttcatatgagcccgcattactgagaaaaaaagATGTCCGTGTAAAACAGGCCAAAGGCAtttttctctctgcaactgccatgctctctccactttgattgataaggccaggtgtgaggacatggcagttgcagagagagcagagcctctaggtgtaacggcaacgcccccgttgctccaagaggctaatttgcatatattaaaacataatttttctcagcaatgccgccacatatgaacaagggaccaacacagatgccatcagctgccaagcgcacatgtaacaggtcagccggtgtcataggtacaaaactgctgacagatgccatttaaatGATTGAACTCATTTGTGCTACAACAAAGGTTGGACTCCTCCATCAAATGTCTATTCCACTATATTGAATGtagtaaaaaaacattaaaaacacactttttttttaacaagtcaatttcaatgtgaaaaaaaaacaaaacatatatacagtacaaggtATGGAACGCGAAAAGTTCAAAAGGTCTTCAGTCCTGGTACGGCTGCTCATCACCAAAGTAGGCATCTTGCCAgaacctttagggtccattcacacgtccgtaagtgttttgcggacacaatgtgtgctgtccgcatcttttgcggccccgttgaaaatgaatgccgccatttaaaaaataaaaaaaacctgtaGAAATGTTCTATCCTTGTCTTCAAAACAGagatgaataggacatgttctatcaattTTGCGGGCCAGGACAAACAGATGCGGACAGGAAGATGGCGTGCGGTCTGCATCTTTTACAGCCctgtggaaatgaatgggtctgcatccaatctgcaaaaaatgtggtgtGCATGGAGCCTAACAGGAGAACAAACACAGCACTTACATGATGCCACGCTTTTCGTCATTTCAGCTGCAGATCCACCGGTTCCCAAGGCTCCTCTTCTGCCCTCCAGGATGGGTATCCTGCTTCCCAGCCTGCCTGATGCATATTGTGCATTTGGTAGCCCAATGCAAATTAACTTTCTTCCCAAAAAAAGAGGAAAACTGAACCTCTGATCAGTGGCGTGCTAAGGAGGGGGGCGGTCCGCCCTGGGTGCCcgctctcagggggtgccagagcctagaagcaatgagcgcttcaatcaatatagatggaagcgctcattgctggagcgcagggagctgcggtcctgtcactcaacTCCCTGCGCTCCGTCTCTCCcgcactgaatggtgaagcagaaagacttctccccgctccaccattcagcctgcaggcttaGATCGTGCTGCTgtcctgtgtgggcggagcctgcataccggaaatctgcataagctccgacCACAAAGTGCTGCAACGCGATCTGCATCTGCAGGggggagaggactgtgagcttcaggaacgggacaaggtgagtaggtactgtggagttttatttttttaggctactttcacactcgcgtttggtgctgaTCCATCatagatctgcacagacagatccgttccgataatacaaccgcatgcatccgttcagaacggatccgcttgtattatctttaacatagccaaaatggatctgtcttgaacaccattgaaagtcaatggtggacggatatgttttctattgtgtaagagaaaacggatctgtccccattgacttacattgtgtgtcagaacggatccgtttggctcagtttcgtcagacggacaccaaaacgctgcaagtagcctccagagcggaatggagacggaacggagccaaactgatgcattctgagcggatccttatccattcagaatgcattagggcaaaactgatccgttttggaccgcttacatctggtggcatcagaagtTCAGCTTTCTTTTCTTTGTGGAAAGAGGGTTAAATCTGCCTATAAGACCCCGTCCCTCTACTGTGGGCCATCCATAAAGAGAAATAGTAGCTCCCGAATATCTTTGGCAGCCTAAGACACTTTCTGCTCTccatggattggccagcactgctcatgTGAGCATTGCTAGCCAATCCAAGTGCTGGGCTGGACAAGCAGGAAGCGTCTTGGACTACCGATGCACAGTATATGTAGTCCCAGAAgcggtgcggccatcttggatgacagatgAGGTGCCCGGGAATCAGCAGAACTGCAGcggaaaagaaaaatggagatcacTAGGTAAGTGCTGTGTTCATTCCCCGGTTAAGGAGAACTCTCTTTAACTGCAGGGTCCCTTTAATGCCCTTTTACACGGGTGTTCCCGATTATTGCATGCAGAATTGATAGGGGCTGAATGATCGTTATTATGACTTTTCCCATACAGTTTCCTCTACTTTCAGCagctcatccctacttacaaaAGGGCGATGTGCTGCCGATGAACAAGGATGTTACAATATGTGCCACATAAAAGAGGAGATCACCCGAAGAACGAGTGTGATCGCCAACACATCGTACCAATGCTCATTCCCAAAAATTGTCCCAATCCTCGGCTAATGTAAAAAGGCCTTTATAAAATGCTTTGCTGTCCTCATTTtaggaggtcttattttttttttcatgggttcccatcaggggcagattggccatagaccctacagggatcaTTCCGGGTGGGCCAATTTCCATGAGCCCTCCCTGCTGTCTACATACTACTAAgggaactataggggtcattattagaggacgcgtccaggcagcatgctgaaggtagggttggCTTGGTGTTGTGGTCCACATCTCACCTTCTAAGCCCCCTGGTCCATAGCCATATTACAGACAATTGGAGGATAGAACGAGGCAGCCATTGATggtcaccacagagggacagctgctgaggaggtattttgtgctgcactgtggtatttggtcctgtgggatggtattctgtgatgttctaggacagtgatggctaaccttggcactccagctgtggcaaaactacaactcccaagatgccccccttgcttggttgctctcagaactctatagaaataaatggagcatgctgggagtcgtagtttcaccacagctggagtgccaaggttagccatcactgttctaTGGTATTACTGACCAGGCCAACTTGTATTGGCCTAATCTACTAATGCtgacccaccttctgtcaatttggacccacctacaacattggggCATTTTCCTATTTCCTATATTATTTTAGATGATTTTTTTTAGGGATTGAGGTTTCTGAACATTCACGAAGATCCTGCATTCAGGAAAAAGGGAAACTACCGGCTACTGAAAAGTGAGGAAAATGCAATTGTATCCTATTATAATCTAATACAAGGTACAAAGAACTACATAACATGGTGCTGTAACACACTATGGAGGAAGAAGTGGTAACACCCCTTGGATGCCACAAAAAGGCTTGACCTActaccaggctcggactggcccacaggggtacaggggaatcccccggtgggcccctgagcaaggtgggcccctagtctcccaccccctgcacaagtggcacataacacagtagatttACTGCTCTACATACATTTATTCAATGcagagcacctcaaccagcctatgttcatataaaaaacttgttaaaatatttattatatttgaatgtatctgtacggtgggcccccaaaataaattttactggtgggccttaggtatcccagtccgacactgcctacTACCCTGAAACCACTACCCAAAAATATTATACCCAAGGTCAACTGAAAAAATTGCCTAAAATTAGTCATCAACAATACATTTTGTAAAGGCTTTATTTTAATAATTCTTGTATAACCAAGCAGTTCATTAAAGAGAATGCACAGAAAAGTCATTCCAGCAAATTCAGAATGTTAGAATAAGTTCATACATTCTCTGCCCACCAAGTCAACAGGGAGCAATCGAATCAGTCCTCGAAATTAACAGAAACCGTATTTACATAAATATGCGGGTGGCGCTAAGTGGGTTCTTGATGTCTTCTAGTTTTCAGCTACGTCGATCTCTACGGTACACAATGGTAGTTGGAGCATACAAGAAATTGTGAAATCTGATGCATGcaagaaaaattaaataaaaatagccAAAAAAATACAAACAAGTTGAAATTAATCGAATTGAATGAATTAAAAATTtcggaagcttttttttttaaaaaaaaaaggcacttggAGAGTAGGGATCGATTCTATGGACACAAACTGTACAATGCACTTTTTGCTCAAGtttaggaaaaaaaattcaaataatgtTAATACCAGAAAAGAGATCAGACTCACAGCTTCTGAGCAGAAATATATTACAAAAGATAAAagctgattaaaatgaaaaaaaaaaaaataagaaaaacccccaaaaaggaaTATATTTCTTTACAGcctcatatttaaaaaaaaaagtaataaaagcggCGCCTAGGCAAAAATGCCAATTGGTGTAAAAGCAGCAATGCATAGCCTTTTGCAAGAATGTCTACATCGCCTCTGTAGaatacagatatacagtacacatTGTGATACTATCGGTTTTCGAAACTACAAGTTGTCTTCATGTGCTCCCGTCATGGGGAGTTTAGTGGTCAAGACCTAGCAAGAAACAGTCAAGTTCTTAGAGTTCGGTACAAAAGCAAGGCTGGGGTAGTGCTACACTTAACTATCCACTCCTTGACTAACTATAAAATATTCCATAAAATCCATCCTGCGTCTTTTCCTTGAAACCATCTGTGAGCCTAGTCTTTATCATCGAAGATCAGGTCCAAATTTCACAAACAGACCCCCTCATCCCCCTACAAAGTAAGCATTCCCGAAAGAAAGAATATTTGGCAATTAACTACTCCATTTTGTAGCCCAGCAACTTATTTCATGTTGAAGGCCAGAAGAGGTCGCTCTTCCCGTTTCTGCCAAGGGCTTTTTTTATTCTCTCCTTGGTCGTCGGAACCATCGTCCTGAATGGAGTAATTGTGGTCAGGGCTGTTTAATGGCACTGGTGAGGAGTCTGCAGTTCGTTTGAAAGTTTCTTCCTGAAGGCTGGGTAGTTGGCCGCAGCTCTTTTTTGCTGGTGCCTCAATGAAAGGTCTATTATCCTCAGGACTACACACAGGTGTTCCACATTCGCTACCGCTTTGGTCCATATCGTCTAGATAAACAAGCTGTGTGTAAGCCGTGGTGCCGTCTGACAACTTTTGCTCATGCTGCTGGTGCTCCTGCAAAGTCGGGTGCTGCGAAGACAGATGGTGTTGCAGCATTGAAAATTTTTCACTTCTTCCTTTTCGACCAGATTTTGGTTCGTTCATGTCAACACCAGAGTCTAAACTGGCATCGTTGCTCCCGTTCTTCCCTGCTCTTTGGAGATCAATGTATGAATGTCTAATGTGGGCATTCGTCCGGCCATCTAAAGACACAAACCAGGCACGGGGATGAGGCATAGGTCTTCCTCCACCGAGCTCCATCAGTGCTTTCTCGGTCAACAGCTGCACTTCGCCATTAATCTGAGCAATAGCCGCATCGTTCAACGAAGCCGGAATGGAAACCGATTCGGACATCACTGGGTTTTGTCCGCTCCACTCCATGCCTTCACCATCTTGTAAATGTTGCTGTGACATTGCTTGAGAGTTTAGTTGGTTGGCTTGTACCTGTGGAGGATGTTGACCGTGAGATTTGGAAAGCTCAGCTTGAAGACGTTCCAGTTCATATGGTTGTTCCGCAGACACGATGAGATGTTCTCCTGGAAGCTTCATGTAGTGAGCAGGTATAACCAATGTGGGCAAAACATTTCTGTAAACGCTGTCATTCACCTGATCGACAGAATTGTAGCATATTAGCTGACCTGGACGAGGAAAAGAGGTTGGTCTTTCAAGGTGGTCTACAGACCTAGACATCATACATTCATTAGACCGTCGGTCCATGACCTGCTCTTGTTCAGGAGCAGAAGGCACAGGGTGACTTTGTTCCTGAATGTTTGGCTTACTTCCTGCTGTTAAGTGGTTTGCAGATGGATCTTTGTTTTCAACTAAAGACTGACAGATCACAGAGTTGTAACTCCGGCGGTACTCGTCGTTCATGGGAGAAACAAAACCATCTGAGATGTCCGCAGACTTTCTTGATTTTAAAATGAACTGATCCAAAGATTTATTGTACACCtgtctcaacgtcccacttggggTCAAGTTATCCAAAGACATTCGGCTCTTCTCGTCTTGGTGAGAAAGAAGTTCTTCTCTTGAGCTGAAGTCCCGCGAGGTATTATATGAAGGCTTAAGCATTGGAGTATGCATGTCGATCTCTCcactggaggacatcatctccatATGGATGGGGCTGATTAAGTTGATGTGGGACATTGATGTGGCTTGATCTTTCTTGGAAGAATCCAAAGCAGATGTGA
Coding sequences within it:
- the FAM171A1 gene encoding protein FAM171A1 → MTGSAAALLLCLLGCDVWTVAPKTLREQNAAAQDVTLKVQVSDVSTHQPLSNAVIEIFANQVSAATGTTGSDGTALIKLQYKLGSQLIVTATKHAYVPNSAPWRPVRLPVFSSLSLGLLPERSATLMVYDDVVQIVSGFQGSHLQPRVHFARSALELPGNATYKDLNAFLTAASTSSEVESFPYLQGTDGNSSGNSSRFDLTPVTAVSIHLFGADKTDILVQGPIYVTVPLPAHSNLKHNAHVPAWRFDQYHGTWVKSSIGIIQQEGPRLTWTYIAPQMGYWVAAMSPSKPGSVVTQDITSYHTLFLLAILGGIVFILLVLFCLLVYYCRRKCLKPRHHRKLHLTSALDSSKKDQATSMSHINLISPIHMEMMSSSGEIDMHTPMLKPSYNTSRDFSSREELLSHQDEKSRMSLDNLTPSGTLRQVYNKSLDQFILKSRKSADISDGFVSPMNDEYRRSYNSVICQSLVENKDPSANHLTAGSKPNIQEQSHPVPSAPEQEQVMDRRSNECMMSRSVDHLERPTSFPRPGQLICYNSVDQVNDSVYRNVLPTLVIPAHYMKLPGEHLIVSAEQPYELERLQAELSKSHGQHPPQVQANQLNSQAMSQQHLQDGEGMEWSGQNPVMSESVSIPASLNDAAIAQINGEVQLLTEKALMELGGGRPMPHPRAWFVSLDGRTNAHIRHSYIDLQRAGKNGSNDASLDSGVDMNEPKSGRKGRSEKFSMLQHHLSSQHPTLQEHQQHEQKLSDGTTAYTQLVYLDDMDQSGSECGTPVCSPEDNRPFIEAPAKKSCGQLPSLQEETFKRTADSSPVPLNSPDHNYSIQDDGSDDQGENKKSPWQKREERPLLAFNMK